A region from the Streptomyces sp. 3214.6 genome encodes:
- a CDS encoding vWA domain-containing protein has product MLLIGAGVPASGAPGAAGAAGAAGRAAGDASDAINLAVAVDESNSLSADDVDRERDAAQRIALAEISPRSRLTVLGFASADNDEQQAVDEVCPPTALNAVAREKIGDCVGKLDRRGKGAGTGTDFPAAIRQGIARLSEESVAGPRILFLLTDGVLDVSDSPAYGADAASRKANGGRELRAALAEARAAKVQIWPLGFGSPDPDALRAMAAGGYQGACVDLAQARPTSQVVKDSTALGEAVQKAFASARCMIYEATAQDTPPATIKLRISPLATLATIVVSKGDPAVRVRIRAPGGQEIDGTRDDGVSSYDLTGAEQEVESLRMVAPRPGTWTVDLSAPEGHRDRLASVGVQWRGALRSSIVMTPATPHPGEQATVGLQLQTWNGEPVADPADLDVLKVSATLDGAGFTPRPVRLADDGRGEDEHAGDGRFTGTVTIPRTATDRLKVTGVLTAIGLTADHRPFVTGVAAENAQVQAHVGVFDATVHAGESVPVTLKASDDSTSARILHLILEDSSRGDLTVTPARVRLDPGQTRTVRAEVRVGSGVRPGPVSAKIVVYDTGQPARVLDARLLTLRVTPMPSWPEQHWKLLLTLGLLLVAAAAWTGWRLLERKRVHNVRGLVLTLLVPDEDGQGERPVSTIQVRTDGPEYRFGVVAGGGSDPRLVPDRQGRFAVRRDAQRMARLRTPETTGTAIAYGRTAPLTGELRLKVDSTRSRVRRPSAGLGLRLPFPRPVRSEPADRPARPARPARTAPKPRRDAHGQTPARAVHDDTPRVPAAGADAYDPDL; this is encoded by the coding sequence GTGCTGTTGATCGGCGCCGGCGTCCCGGCGTCCGGCGCACCTGGCGCGGCCGGGGCTGCCGGAGCGGCAGGACGGGCCGCCGGGGACGCGTCGGACGCGATCAACCTGGCCGTCGCGGTCGACGAGTCGAACAGCCTGAGCGCCGACGACGTGGACCGCGAGCGGGACGCCGCACAGCGCATCGCGCTCGCCGAGATATCCCCGCGCTCGCGGCTGACGGTGCTCGGCTTCGCCAGCGCCGACAACGACGAGCAGCAGGCCGTCGACGAGGTGTGCCCGCCCACGGCCCTGAACGCGGTGGCCCGCGAGAAGATCGGCGACTGCGTCGGAAAGCTCGACCGGCGTGGCAAGGGCGCGGGCACCGGCACCGACTTCCCGGCCGCGATCCGGCAGGGCATCGCCCGTCTCTCCGAGGAGTCGGTCGCCGGCCCGCGGATCCTCTTCCTGCTCACCGACGGCGTCCTGGACGTCTCGGACAGTCCCGCCTACGGCGCGGACGCCGCCAGCCGCAAGGCCAACGGCGGCCGGGAACTGCGGGCGGCCCTCGCCGAGGCGCGAGCGGCCAAGGTGCAGATCTGGCCGCTCGGCTTCGGCTCGCCCGACCCGGACGCGCTGCGCGCCATGGCCGCCGGCGGCTACCAGGGCGCCTGCGTCGACCTGGCGCAGGCCAGGCCCACGTCCCAGGTCGTCAAGGACTCCACGGCGCTGGGCGAGGCGGTCCAGAAGGCGTTCGCGAGCGCCCGCTGCATGATCTACGAGGCCACCGCCCAGGACACCCCGCCCGCCACCATCAAACTGCGGATCTCGCCACTGGCGACGCTGGCCACCATCGTGGTCTCCAAGGGCGACCCGGCGGTCAGGGTGCGCATCCGCGCCCCCGGCGGCCAGGAGATCGACGGCACCCGCGACGACGGCGTGTCCTCCTACGACCTCACCGGCGCCGAGCAGGAGGTGGAGTCGCTGCGCATGGTCGCCCCGCGCCCCGGCACCTGGACGGTCGACCTGAGCGCGCCCGAGGGACACCGCGACCGGCTCGCCAGCGTGGGCGTGCAGTGGCGCGGCGCGCTGCGCTCGTCGATCGTCATGACGCCCGCGACCCCGCACCCCGGCGAGCAGGCCACCGTCGGCCTCCAGCTCCAGACCTGGAACGGCGAGCCGGTCGCCGACCCTGCCGACCTCGACGTACTGAAGGTCTCGGCCACGCTCGACGGCGCCGGCTTCACCCCCCGGCCCGTCCGGCTCGCCGACGACGGGCGCGGCGAGGACGAGCACGCGGGCGACGGCCGGTTCACCGGCACCGTCACGATCCCGCGGACGGCGACCGACCGCCTCAAGGTGACCGGGGTCCTCACCGCCATCGGGCTCACCGCCGACCACCGGCCCTTCGTGACCGGCGTGGCCGCGGAGAACGCGCAGGTGCAGGCCCATGTCGGTGTCTTCGACGCCACCGTGCACGCGGGCGAGAGCGTGCCGGTGACCCTGAAGGCGTCCGACGACTCCACGAGCGCGCGGATCCTGCACCTCATCCTGGAGGACAGCTCGCGGGGCGACCTCACCGTGACCCCGGCCCGGGTGCGCCTGGACCCGGGGCAGACCCGGACCGTGCGCGCCGAGGTGCGCGTCGGATCCGGCGTACGCCCCGGCCCGGTCTCGGCCAAGATCGTGGTGTACGACACCGGGCAGCCCGCGCGGGTGCTGGACGCCCGGCTGCTGACGCTGCGCGTGACACCGATGCCGAGCTGGCCGGAACAGCACTGGAAACTGCTGCTGACCCTGGGCCTGCTGCTGGTCGCCGCGGCCGCCTGGACCGGCTGGCGGCTGCTGGAGCGCAAGCGCGTCCACAACGTGCGCGGACTGGTCCTCACCCTGCTCGTCCCGGACGAGGACGGCCAGGGCGAACGGCCCGTCAGCACCATCCAGGTGCGCACGGACGGCCCCGAGTACCGCTTCGGCGTGGTCGCGGGCGGCGGCTCCGACCCCCGGCTGGTGCCGGACCGGCAGGGCCGCTTCGCCGTCCGCCGGGACGCCCAGCGCATGGCACGGCTGCGGACCCCCGAGACCACCGGGACCGCGATCGCGTACGGCAGGACGGCGCCGCTCACCGGCGAGCTGCGGCTGAAGGTCGACTCGACCCGCAGCCGCGTCCGGCGCCCCTCGGCCGGCCTGGGCCTGCGCCTGCCGTTCCCCCGGCCCGTCCGTTCCGAACCCGCCGACCGGCCCGCCCGCCCGGCCCGTCCCGCCCGCACGGCCCCCAAGCCGCGCCGGGACGCGCACGGCCAGACCCCCGCACGCGCCGTCCACGACGACACCCCCCGGGTGCCCGCCGCCGGAGCCGACGCCTACGACCCCGATCTGTGA
- a CDS encoding FadR/GntR family transcriptional regulator, with the protein MTTPGRGLHGQVLDALGPAITAGEYPPGSVLRTDELAQRFDVSRSVMREAVRVLESMHLVESRRRVGVTVRPKVEWNVYDPQVIRWRLAGADRPHQLRSLTVLRSAIEPVAAGLAAKHATAEQCAELTECALGMVANSRGHKLEGYLVHDMAFHRVILAASGNEMFARLGDVVAEVLAGRTHHEVMFEDPDPAAVTLHVQVAEAVREGDAARAEHLTREITVGALQELDILAP; encoded by the coding sequence ATGACCACTCCGGGCCGGGGTCTGCACGGCCAAGTACTCGACGCCCTGGGTCCCGCGATCACCGCGGGCGAATACCCGCCGGGCAGCGTCCTGCGCACCGACGAGCTGGCCCAGCGCTTCGACGTCTCCCGCTCGGTGATGCGCGAGGCGGTCCGCGTCCTGGAGTCCATGCACCTGGTCGAGTCCCGCCGCCGGGTGGGCGTGACGGTGCGGCCCAAGGTCGAGTGGAACGTCTACGACCCGCAGGTCATCCGCTGGCGCCTGGCCGGCGCCGACCGCCCGCACCAGCTGCGCTCGCTCACCGTCCTGCGCTCGGCGATCGAGCCGGTCGCGGCGGGGCTGGCGGCGAAGCACGCCACGGCGGAGCAGTGCGCCGAGCTGACCGAGTGCGCGCTCGGCATGGTGGCGAACTCACGCGGCCACAAGCTGGAGGGCTACCTGGTCCACGACATGGCCTTCCACCGAGTGATCCTGGCCGCCTCCGGCAACGAGATGTTCGCCCGCCTGGGCGACGTCGTCGCGGAGGTCCTGGCCGGCCGCACCCACCACGAGGTCATGTTCGAGGACCCCGACCCGGCCGCCGTCACCCTTCACGTCCAGGTCGCGGAGGCGGTCCGCGAGGGCGACGCGGCCCGCGCGGAGCACCTCACCCGCGAGATCACGGTCGGCGCCCTCCAGGAACTGGACATCCTGGCGCCGTGA
- a CDS encoding YchJ family protein: MATMSRRTARPRQRASAAPTACPCGLGGPYEACCRRYHSGAEAAPTAEALMRSRYSAFVKGDAGYLLRTWHPRTRPERLELDPGMRWTGLEILATADGSAFHTTGTVEFRASYRGGALHERSRFERVAGAWVYVDGEFPEQP; this comes from the coding sequence ATGGCGACCATGTCCCGACGCACCGCCCGGCCGCGACAGCGGGCCTCCGCCGCACCCACCGCCTGCCCCTGTGGCCTGGGCGGACCGTACGAGGCCTGCTGCCGCCGCTACCACTCGGGCGCCGAAGCCGCGCCGACCGCCGAGGCCCTCATGCGGTCGCGGTACAGCGCGTTCGTGAAGGGGGACGCGGGGTATCTGCTGCGGACCTGGCATCCCCGGACGCGGCCGGAGCGGCTCGAGCTCGATCCGGGGATGCGGTGGACGGGGCTGGAGATCCTCGCCACGGCCGACGGGAGCGCGTTCCACACCACCGGGACGGTGGAGTTCCGGGCGTCCTACCGGGGCGGTGCGCTGCACGAGCGCAGCCGGTTCGAGCGGGTGGCCGGGGCGTGGGTGTACGTGGACGGGGAGTTCCCCGAACAGCCCTGA
- a CDS encoding M1 family metallopeptidase, which produces MAVQQAVGPDPYFPDNGDSRYRVHRYELALDYRPGPNRLSGTARINAIAGRSPLAEFQLNLADFKIGRVRVDGRQPHYTHRGGRLRVRPAKPIRAGAAFTVEVHWSGNPKPVSSPWGGIGWEELGDGALVASQPVGAPSWYPCNDRPADKASYLISITTPSSYSVVAGGRLLTRTTKASTTTWVYEQAAPTSSYLVGLSIGKYQTVLLGDPGLGGVPQHGHIPAHLLAEFSRDFARQPGMMHLFQQLFGPYPFDEYAVVVTEEELDVPVEAQGLSLFGANHVDGARGSERLVAHELAHQWFGNSVSIADWRHIWLNEGFAKYAEWLWSERSGGRSAQQLAAAAHRLLSSLPQDLRLADPGRKSMFDDRLYERGGLTVHALRCAMGDDAFFRMLRAWLGLHRGGSVTTSTFTAHAARFAPEPLDDLFDAWVYGAPLPPLPVPSAPRGAESA; this is translated from the coding sequence GTGGCAGTGCAGCAGGCGGTTGGTCCGGACCCGTACTTTCCGGACAACGGTGACTCCCGGTATCGGGTGCACCGCTACGAGCTCGCGCTGGACTACCGGCCCGGGCCGAACCGGCTGTCGGGCACGGCGCGGATCAACGCGATAGCCGGGCGGTCGCCGCTCGCCGAATTCCAGCTGAATCTGGCCGACTTCAAGATCGGCCGGGTCCGGGTGGACGGGCGGCAGCCGCACTACACGCATCGGGGCGGCAGACTGCGCGTGCGGCCCGCCAAGCCGATCCGCGCCGGGGCGGCCTTCACGGTGGAGGTGCACTGGTCGGGCAACCCGAAGCCAGTGAGCAGCCCCTGGGGCGGGATCGGCTGGGAGGAGCTGGGCGACGGGGCGCTGGTGGCTAGCCAGCCCGTCGGGGCGCCGTCCTGGTACCCGTGCAACGACCGGCCGGCGGACAAGGCGTCGTATCTGATCTCGATCACGACGCCGTCGTCGTACTCGGTGGTGGCGGGCGGCCGGCTGCTGACGCGGACCACGAAGGCCTCGACGACCACCTGGGTGTACGAGCAGGCGGCGCCGACGTCCAGCTATCTCGTCGGGCTGTCGATCGGCAAGTACCAGACGGTGCTGCTGGGCGATCCGGGTCTCGGCGGCGTCCCGCAGCACGGGCACATTCCGGCGCACCTGCTGGCGGAGTTCTCGCGGGACTTCGCGCGCCAGCCCGGGATGATGCATCTCTTCCAACAGCTCTTCGGCCCCTACCCGTTCGACGAGTACGCGGTGGTGGTGACGGAGGAGGAACTCGATGTCCCCGTCGAAGCACAGGGGTTGTCGCTGTTCGGCGCCAACCACGTGGACGGGGCGCGGGGTTCGGAGCGGCTGGTGGCGCACGAGCTGGCACACCAGTGGTTCGGCAACAGCGTGTCCATCGCCGACTGGCGGCACATCTGGCTGAACGAGGGGTTCGCGAAGTACGCGGAGTGGCTGTGGTCGGAGCGGTCGGGCGGGCGCAGCGCGCAGCAACTCGCCGCCGCCGCCCACCGGTTGCTGTCCTCGCTGCCGCAGGACCTGCGCCTGGCCGACCCCGGCCGCAAGTCGATGTTCGACGACCGGCTCTACGAGCGCGGCGGCCTCACCGTGCACGCGCTGCGCTGCGCGATGGGCGACGACGCGTTCTTCCGGATGCTGCGTGCCTGGCTCGGCCTGCACCGCGGCGGGTCGGTGACGACCTCGACGTTCACCGCCCATGCGGCACGCTTCGCACCGGAGCCGCTGGACGACCTGTTCGACGCGTGGGTGTACGGGGCGCCGCTGCCGCCGCTGCCGGTCCCGTCGGCGCCACGGGGCGCGGAGTCGGCCTAG
- a CDS encoding Pls/PosA family non-ribosomal peptide synthetase, whose translation MAAIHEGSALGLLDDEIRAQLGDRARFSGGPAASPRTLVDIFDASVRSYPDELALDDGTTPLTYRALAVEVENLRRRLAAAGVGLGDRVGVRVPSGTNDLYVAILAVLAVGAAYVPVDAEDPDERAELVFGEADVRAVIGAEHAIAVHGASDAAAGRPGTEHDAWIIFTSGSTGKPKGVAVSHRSAAAFVDAEAALFLTEEPIGPGDRVMAGLSVAFDASCEEMWLAWRYGACLVPVPRSQVRSGADLGPWLVEQEITVVSTVPTLAALWEPETLNDVRLLIFGGEACPPELVQRLVTEGREVWNTYGPTEATVVACASLMSGEEPIRIGLPLKGWELAVVDEAGEPVPMGGSGQLVIGGVGLARYLDAEKDAEKYAPLRSLGWERAYRSGDLVRADAEGLVFLGRADEQIKLGGRRIELGEVDAALQALPGVAGAAAAVRTARSGNQLLVGYVVTQDGWDQAAAVERLRAELPAALVPLLAPVQDLPTRTSGKVDRNALPWPLEGLETGGPAEQLYGTEAWLAEQWTEVLGIPVSSARDDFFAIGGSSLAAAQLTTRLRTRYPSAAVLDIYQQPTLRKLARHLEESAQEDGAARVIAPVPVRAKLLQLLLLVPLFALLGLRWTVPLTIVGNLLPAYGWLPTAPWWLVLSAALLLFSPPGRLAIAAGGARLLLRGVQPGRYPRGGSVHLRLWTAERLAEFSGATSLTGSWLERYARALGAKVGPDVDLHSLPPVTGLLKLGRGAAVESEVDLSGHWLDGDRLEIGQVKVGAHAVVGTRSMLFPGARVGKRAEVAPGSAVTGQIPTGQRWAGAPAVKLGKAKRNWPKERPARGTYWRVMYGLTGFALTSLPVLAAGAALLVTGVFVAPGDGLGEALRGAALALVPATLAFGLAYSVMLLIAVRLLSLGLREGTHPTHSRVGWQAWTVTQLMDRSRETLFPLYAGLVTPVWLRLLGMRIGKGAEVSTVLALPSLTTVGEGAFLADDTLTAPYELGGGWLRIGRAEIGRRAFLGNSGMTAPGRSVPDGGLVGVLSATPKKAKKGSSYLGLPPVKLPRNTTDGDQSRTYEPPARLLWARALVELCRIVPVFCSAGLAVLTVAALCALGVWAPLLAGLVLLGAGAAGALLSVVAKWLLVGRHRSGEHPLWSSFVWRNELADTFVEVVAVPWLAGAVPGTPVLTAWLRGLGARIGRGTWVESYWLPESDLVTLEDGATVNRGCVLQTHLFHDRILRTDTVVLREGATLGPGGIVLPGSTIGARTTLGPASLVMAAESVPDDTRWLGNPIEAWRP comes from the coding sequence ATGGCAGCGATTCACGAGGGCAGTGCTCTCGGCCTGCTCGACGACGAAATCCGCGCACAACTCGGTGACAGGGCACGTTTCTCGGGCGGCCCCGCCGCCTCTCCGCGCACACTTGTCGACATCTTCGACGCGTCCGTGCGCTCGTACCCGGACGAGCTCGCCCTGGACGACGGCACCACGCCCCTCACCTACCGCGCCCTCGCCGTCGAGGTGGAGAACCTCCGGCGCCGGCTCGCCGCCGCCGGGGTCGGCCTCGGCGACCGGGTGGGCGTCCGTGTCCCCTCGGGCACCAACGACCTCTATGTGGCCATCCTGGCCGTCCTCGCCGTCGGCGCGGCCTACGTCCCGGTGGACGCCGAGGACCCCGACGAGCGGGCCGAGCTGGTGTTCGGCGAGGCGGACGTGCGGGCCGTCATCGGGGCGGAGCACGCGATCGCCGTCCACGGCGCGTCTGACGCGGCCGCCGGCCGGCCGGGCACCGAGCACGACGCGTGGATCATCTTCACCTCGGGCTCCACGGGGAAGCCGAAGGGCGTCGCGGTCAGTCACCGCAGCGCCGCCGCTTTCGTGGACGCCGAGGCCGCGCTGTTCCTCACCGAGGAGCCGATCGGCCCCGGCGACCGGGTCATGGCCGGGCTGTCGGTGGCCTTCGACGCCTCCTGCGAGGAGATGTGGCTGGCCTGGCGGTACGGGGCCTGTCTGGTGCCCGTGCCCCGCTCGCAGGTCCGCAGCGGCGCCGACCTGGGGCCCTGGCTCGTCGAGCAGGAGATCACCGTCGTCTCCACCGTGCCGACGCTGGCCGCGCTCTGGGAGCCGGAGACCCTCAACGACGTACGGCTGCTGATCTTCGGCGGCGAGGCCTGCCCGCCCGAGCTGGTGCAGCGGCTGGTGACGGAGGGGCGGGAGGTCTGGAACACCTACGGCCCGACCGAGGCGACCGTCGTCGCCTGCGCCTCCCTGATGTCCGGCGAGGAGCCGATCCGGATCGGGCTGCCGCTGAAGGGCTGGGAGCTGGCCGTCGTGGACGAGGCCGGGGAGCCCGTGCCGATGGGCGGCAGCGGTCAGCTGGTGATCGGCGGGGTCGGGCTCGCCCGGTATCTCGACGCCGAGAAGGACGCGGAGAAGTACGCCCCGCTGCGGTCGCTGGGCTGGGAGCGGGCGTACCGCAGCGGTGACCTGGTGCGCGCCGACGCCGAGGGGCTCGTCTTCCTCGGGCGGGCCGACGAGCAGATCAAGCTCGGCGGGCGGCGCATCGAGCTGGGCGAGGTGGACGCGGCGCTGCAGGCGCTGCCGGGCGTTGCGGGCGCCGCTGCCGCCGTGCGGACCGCGCGCAGCGGCAACCAGCTCCTCGTCGGCTATGTCGTCACGCAGGACGGCTGGGACCAGGCGGCGGCCGTGGAGCGGCTGCGGGCCGAGCTGCCGGCGGCTCTGGTGCCGCTCCTCGCGCCCGTGCAGGACCTGCCGACCCGCACCTCGGGCAAGGTCGACCGCAACGCCCTGCCGTGGCCCCTGGAGGGCCTGGAGACGGGCGGTCCGGCCGAGCAGCTCTACGGCACCGAGGCGTGGCTGGCGGAGCAGTGGACGGAAGTCCTCGGCATCCCCGTCTCCAGCGCCCGGGACGACTTCTTCGCGATCGGCGGCAGCAGCCTGGCCGCCGCCCAGCTGACGACGCGGCTGCGCACCCGCTACCCGAGCGCGGCCGTCCTCGACATCTACCAGCAGCCCACGCTGCGCAAGCTGGCCCGGCATCTGGAGGAGTCCGCGCAGGAGGACGGGGCGGCCCGGGTCATCGCTCCGGTGCCGGTGCGCGCCAAGCTCCTGCAGCTCCTGCTGCTCGTTCCGCTGTTCGCGCTGCTGGGGCTGCGCTGGACGGTGCCGCTGACGATCGTCGGGAATCTGCTGCCCGCGTACGGCTGGCTGCCGACCGCCCCCTGGTGGCTGGTCCTGTCGGCTGCCCTGCTGCTGTTCAGCCCGCCCGGACGGCTCGCGATCGCCGCGGGCGGTGCGCGGCTGCTGCTGCGCGGTGTGCAGCCGGGCCGCTATCCGCGCGGCGGCAGTGTGCATCTGCGGCTGTGGACGGCGGAGCGGCTGGCCGAGTTCAGCGGGGCGACCTCGCTGACCGGGTCCTGGCTGGAGCGGTACGCGCGGGCGCTGGGCGCCAAGGTCGGTCCGGACGTGGACCTGCACTCGCTGCCGCCGGTCACCGGCCTGCTGAAGCTGGGCCGGGGCGCGGCCGTGGAGTCCGAGGTGGACCTGTCCGGCCACTGGCTGGACGGTGACCGGCTGGAGATCGGCCAGGTCAAGGTGGGTGCGCACGCCGTGGTCGGCACGCGCAGCATGCTGTTCCCGGGCGCCCGTGTCGGCAAGCGCGCGGAGGTGGCCCCCGGTTCGGCGGTCACCGGCCAGATCCCGACCGGCCAGCGCTGGGCGGGCGCCCCGGCCGTGAAGCTCGGCAAGGCCAAGCGCAACTGGCCCAAGGAGCGGCCCGCGCGGGGCACGTACTGGCGGGTGATGTACGGCCTGACGGGTTTCGCGCTGACCTCGCTGCCGGTGCTGGCGGCGGGTGCGGCCCTGCTGGTGACGGGCGTGTTCGTGGCGCCGGGCGACGGGCTGGGCGAGGCGCTGCGGGGCGCCGCTCTGGCCCTGGTGCCGGCCACGCTCGCCTTCGGGCTGGCGTACTCGGTGATGCTGCTGATCGCCGTACGGCTGCTGAGCCTCGGTCTGCGCGAGGGCACGCATCCCACGCACAGCAGGGTCGGCTGGCAGGCCTGGACGGTCACGCAGCTCATGGACCGCTCGCGGGAGACCCTCTTCCCGCTGTACGCGGGGCTGGTCACGCCGGTGTGGCTGCGGCTGCTCGGGATGCGGATCGGCAAGGGCGCCGAGGTGTCGACCGTGCTGGCGCTGCCCAGCCTGACCACGGTCGGCGAGGGCGCGTTCCTGGCCGACGACACGCTGACCGCGCCGTACGAGCTCGGCGGCGGCTGGTTGCGGATCGGGCGCGCGGAGATCGGGCGGCGGGCGTTCCTCGGCAACTCGGGGATGACCGCGCCGGGGCGCAGCGTGCCGGACGGCGGTCTGGTGGGGGTGCTGTCGGCGACGCCGAAGAAGGCGAAGAAGGGCAGCTCCTACCTGGGGCTGCCGCCGGTGAAGCTGCCGCGGAACACGACCGACGGCGACCAGAGCCGGACCTACGAGCCGCCCGCGCGGCTGCTGTGGGCGCGCGCGCTGGTGGAGCTGTGCCGGATCGTGCCGGTGTTCTGCTCGGCGGGGCTGGCCGTGCTGACGGTGGCGGCGCTGTGCGCGCTGGGAGTCTGGGCGCCACTGCTGGCCGGGCTGGTGCTGCTCGGGGCGGGGGCGGCGGGCGCGCTGCTCTCGGTCGTCGCCAAGTGGCTGCTCGTCGGACGGCACCGCAGCGGGGAGCATCCCCTGTGGAGCTCCTTCGTGTGGCGCAACGAGCTGGCGGACACGTTCGTCGAGGTGGTGGCCGTGCCGTGGCTGGCGGGCGCGGTGCCGGGCACGCCGGTGCTGACGGCGTGGCTGCGCGGGCTCGGCGCGCGGATCGGCCGCGGCACGTGGGTGGAGAGCTACTGGCTGCCCGAGTCGGATCTGGTGACCCTGGAGGACGGGGCGACGGTCAACCGCGGGTGCGTCCTGCAGACTCACCTCTTCCACGACCGGATCTTGCGGACGGATACTGTTGTTCTCCGTGAGGGCGCCACGCTGGGCCCGGGCGGGATCGTGCTGCCCGGCAGCACGATCGGGGCCCGTACGACCCTGGGTCCCGCGTCGCTCGTCATGGCCGCGGAGTCCGTCCCGGACGACACCCGCTGGCTCGGCAATCCGATCGAGGCATGGCGTCCCTGA